TCAAGATCCACGGCTACAAAGGCAAGTTTTTCTACCACTATCCGATGAAGGTCAACCAGAACAAGTCCTGCGTGCTGACCTTGATTTCCGAGGGCGCGAATCTCGAAACTTCGTCGGTGAATGAACTTTGGATCGTCAAAAGACTGTGGGAGGAGGAGCGGATCAATGGCAAGACGCGCGTGCTCTGCAACGGCCCCAAGACCGAAAAATATATCGCTTTGATCGATGAACTCGACCGCAAGGGTGTGGCCATCACGCCGATCATCGAATCCCTGCAGGAGCTCGAACAGATGAAACGTTATCGCGGCGAGGTCGGCGTGCGCGTGGACATGCAGGTCAAGGTCCGGTCGCACTGGGACAAGAAGTTCAATCATTTCGGCCTGGCCGAAACGGACCTGCTCCGGCTCGGCAAGATCAAGAATCTGGGACTGTTGTCGTATCATATTTCCAGCCAGATCGAGACCGTGGACGGGCTCGTCGCGCCGATCCGGCGCGCGCTCATGCTGTACGCCAAGCTGCGCGAGAAGAATCCTAAGCTCGACACCATCGATATCGGCGGCGGCGGGGGAGTGCCTTATGAGAAGCGGCAGTTCTATTCGGGCAAGACGGCCATCAATCGCATCGTCAAGACCTTCAAGACTGTCTGCCAGCGCCTGCAGATCAAGGAGCCGAACATCATCTGCGAGTGGGGCCGCTACGTGGCCGCGCCGTCGCAGGTGTCGCTGTTCCGCGTGCTGGGCGAGCGCTCGATCCATCCTTCGCTCGCGAAGAAGTGGTACGTCATCGACGGCAGCTTCATGAACGACCTGCCGGATACTCTGCTCGTCCATCAACGCTGGCACGTCGTGCCGGCCAACAATCTGGCTTCGCGGCGGCTGCAAAAGGTCTGGCTCTCCGGTTCGAGCTGCGACTCCGATGACAAGTACACCGCCGGCGGCGCTCACGTGGTCCTGCCGAAGCTTGAGGAGGACGAGGAGCAGTACATCGCCGTGCTCGACACCGGCGCTTATCAGGACGCTCTCGCGAGCCAGCATTGTCTTTTGGCCGGGCCGTCGAAGCTAGTCGCCGAGAACGGCCGTGTCTTCGTCGTCCGCAAACGCGAAACACCGGAGGATATCGGCCGCCGCTTCGGTTGGTAAATAAGCCTATTTTTAAAGGTGTCAGGCACTTTTAGCACCCCAAAAGTACCTGACACCTTTTGTGGATAAGTCGGTCTGGTTGTGGCGGCGGACAAGGTCGTCGGTTGTCTTTAAGGCTGGTCCGTATATACTGAATCTGATCGGGGTCAGGCGGTTTTTGACCAAGGAACAGAAAGAACATGAACCAGATGACAGCGCGACAATCTGACACGCACCGTCCGAACAGTGTTCTTCGCCAGATCGTTCTTATAGGCGGTCCGTGTTCCGGCAAGAGTTCGGTCTTGCGCGAACTCGGGGCCGATCTGAGCGGTCAGTTGCAGTGCGTGCCGGAAGCGGTCACGGCGCTCGTGACGCAGTTGGGGCTGAAGCTTCCTTTCGCCGGCTTGGACGAACAGAAGGATTTTGTCACAGCGGCCCGTCTTGCCTACCAGAGTTTCGAGGCCGCGGGCGAACTCCAGGCGCGGTCAGATGGAAAGCAGGGGTTGTTGCTGGATTGTTGCGTTCTGACTTGCGCCGCCTACTGGCCGGATACTCTTGAGGCTTTTGAAAAGCAGTATAGCGTCAATATCCGGCAAGAGCGGCTGAAATATGACGGCGTAAT
The sequence above is a segment of the Patescibacteria group bacterium genome. Coding sequences within it:
- a CDS encoding ATP-binding protein yields the protein MNQMTARQSDTHRPNSVLRQIVLIGGPCSGKSSVLRELGADLSGQLQCVPEAVTALVTQLGLKLPFAGLDEQKDFVTAARLAYQSFEAAGELQARSDGKQGLLLDCCVLTCAAYWPDTLEAFEKQYSVNIRQERLKYDGVIFLDVPSPDVFREACADNPARHHDYGESVAISNKLLRMWGDHPQFVRISAYPSWERKLETIRAAIRSFLTPKQ